In Leishmania donovani BPK282A1 complete genome, chromosome 28, one DNA window encodes the following:
- a CDS encoding haloacid dehalogenase-like hydrolase, putative, with product MTRMPIKAVVTDLDGTLLNPQHCISNYTAEVLKKIKEKGICFVVATGRPYAEVFSRIRHCHLAPDYIITSNGARIHDGAFNVVREHNIRPELVESLARMRTVKDPATGAELPKKFTTNIYRGTEWLTDKSIPEVSKAFHMDFQCTDLRERFYELQASELGEVHEIWFAGDHDELVLLDSALREKYPGDLCCTFSLPYLLDCVPAGVNKGSGVREVAEVLGLALDEVACFGDGMNDESMLQVTSASFIMANGQQRLKDAVPHAQIIGSNADDGVAKKLEEIFFSS from the coding sequence ATGACCAGAATGCCCATCAAGGCCGTTGTCACCGACCTCGATGGCACGCTGCTCAACCCGCAGCACTGCATCAGCAACTACACCGCCGAAGTCCTGAAAAAGATCAAGGAAAAGGGCATCTGCTTTGTCGTGGCCACCGGTCGCCCGTATGCGGAGGTCTTCAGCAGGATTCGCCATTGCCACCTGGCGCCGGACTACATTATCACCAGCAACGGCGCCCGCATCCACGATGGCGCGTTCAACGTCGTGCGTGAGCACAACATTCGGCCGGAGCTCGTGGAGTCGCTCGCGCGGATGCGCACGGTCAAGGACCCTGCGACTGGTGCCGAGCTCCCGAAAAAGTTCACCACGAACATCTACCGCGGGACAGAGTGGCTGACCGACAAGAGCATCCCAGAGGTGAGCAAAGCCTTTCACATGGACTTCCAGTGCACAGACCTTCGTGAGCGCTTCTACGAGCTGCAGGCATCGGAGCTCGGTGAGGTGCATGAGATCTGGTTCGCTGGAGACCACGACgagctcgtgctgctggaTAGTGCGCTCCGAGAGAAGTACCCAGGCGACCTGTGCTGCACCTTTTCCCTTCCCTACCTACTGGACTGTGTACCGGCCGGCGTCAATAAGGGCAGTGGTGTGCGGGAGGTGGCAGAGGTGCTGGGGTTGGCGCTGGACGAGGTGGCCTGCTTCGGCGACGGCATGAACGACGAGTCGATGCTGCAGGTGACCTCGGCATCCTTTATTATGGCAAATGGTCAGCAACGTCTGAAGGACGCCgtgccgcacgcgcagatcatcggcagcaacgccgacgATGGTGTGGCCAAGAAGCTGGAGGAGATCTTTTTCTCGTCCTAG
- a CDS encoding amastin-like protein codes for MSQVARGKKMFDDVSSFSEEDVVDDEAMMQHKVKSPPMTHSAQHVDAAVFHLTALSATAGPQVDSDDDPNAFVPKSASSFQQVAEPEGAGGEDAGHVTMVARVSVSLTPKDSPRVASPTESSAQAQVLVQYPTVTMQALKQPKSAAAGNLPWNRAVLGSASAYSAPAAVSQRQSWPEEVEAAVSPQQAGADRASLRKGRRRPYTPCVHSLRVNERGGGAAATGAEGPTPAQHPERVETEAGAFATMENREEVKRARRSPDESDDEMYEQYTPASMSRATAAQIECSGEEYAAHYGAHAGLIQGWHSELSKDKDFPFASYIFPRLNSALANYQGTRTAVAAVKQGDAMPPNAVETCCAYLMVTDIRVAIYLVVLFVSVALVLVSIPTSQLDIVGAACLTYWGYKNNCDNSTYTIPRPLYPTPYIRRHLGVGAAFSIITLLVLLVNFAAAVIVVCCLKAAPHTISFNSRIVLGALGCVGVFTQLISWAVVARIYNSGHYAAGELAYGAGFGLNLSSWVMHLLGVTLVFAVPSHFVNRHQQRG; via the coding sequence ATGTCCCAAGTCGCGCGAGGAAAGAAGATGTTCGACGACGTATCCTCCTTTTCCGAGGAGGACGTCGTCGATGACGAGGCGATGATGCAACACAAGGTCAAGTCACCGCCCATGACGCACTCAGCGCAGCATGTAGACGCTGCAGTTTTTCATTTGACGGCGCTCTCAGCAACAGCAGGTCCACAGGTTGATAGCGATGACGATCCCAACGCCTTTGTGCCCAAGTCGGCGTCTTCATTCCAGCAGGTGGCGGAGCCGGAGGGTGCTGGTGGAGAAGACGCGGGGCACGTGACGATGGTTGCACGCGTGTCCGTGTCGCTGACTCCGAAGGACTCTCCGCGAGTTGCATCGCCAACGGAGTCGTCGGCGCAGGCTCAAGTGCTTGTGCAATACCCCACAGTAACCATGCAAGCTCTAAAGCAGCCCAAATCCGCTGCGGCCGGCAACCTGCCGTGGAACAGGGCTGTTCTGggcagcgcctctgcgtaCAGTGCACCGGCAGCCGTGTCACAGCGGCAGTCATGGCCCGAAGAGGTCGAAGCCGCCGTAAGTCCTCAGCAGGCTGGCGCCGATAGGGCGAGTTTGCGGAagggccgtcgccgcccctACACCCCGTGTGTGCATAGCCTGCGCGTGAAtgaacgcggcggcggtgcagccgcgaCTGGTGCTGAAGGTCCCACTCCTGCGCAGCACCCTGAGCGAGTGGAAACGGAAGCGGGGGCATTCGCCACCATGGAGAACCGCGAGGAGGTCAAGAGGGCACGGCGTAGCCCTGACGAGTCCGATGACGAGATGTACGAGCAGTACACGCCAGCCTCGATGAGCcgggcaacggcggcgcagataGAGTGCTCCGGCGAAGAATATGCGGCTCACTATGGCGCGCACGCCGGCCTTATACAAGGCTGGCACAGCGAACTCAGCAAGGACAAGGACTTCCCTTTCGCTTCGTACATCTTCCCCCGCCTCAACTCAGCCTTGGCGAACTATCAGGGAACCCGCACCGCGGTTGCCGCGGTGAAGCAGGGTGATGCGATGCCGCCCAACGCGGTGGAGACGTGCTGCGCGTACCTGATGGTGACAGATATTCGCGTCGCTATATACCTCGTCGTGCTCTTCGTATCGGTCGCGCTGGTACTGGTGTCGATCCCCACGTCGCAGCTGGACATCGTGGGCGCGGCTTGCCTCACCTACTGGGGCTACAAAAACAACTGCGACAACTCTACCTACACCATCCCTCGGCCGCTGTACCCCACCCCCTATATCCGCAGACAcctcggcgtcggcgccgccttctctATCATCACGCTGCTTGTGCTACTGGTGAATttcgcggctgccgtcatcgtcgtctgCTGCCTAAAGGCGGCACCGCACACCATCTCGTTCAACTCTCGTATCGTCCTCGGCGCCCTCGGGTGTGTGGGAGTGTTCACGCAGCTGATTTCatgggcggtggtggcgagaATCTACAATTCTGGTCACTACGCCGCAGGTGAGCTCGCATACGGAGCCGGCTTCGGGCTTAATCTCTCGTCGTGGGTGATGCACCTTCTCGGTGTCACACTCGTCTTCGCTGTACCCTCTCATTTTGTGAaccgccaccagcagcgcggctga
- a CDS encoding haloacid dehalogenase-like hydrolase-like protein, translating to MTSPDSMVAASVYARRPKGVRVPAGLNPYKLVACDMDGTLLNSKHSISDYTRTVLSQLLARGVHIIFATGRPFTDVYRIKRRLNIFAATKLIPTPGLQVVTPVEPSPTSRYPSGSPNSSSHSVLPPTPSSTCSGTGANETEKIVPRCFAITSNGACIYNEANERIYERTIDPRLVQELYSMFMDDPEVNINVFRGVDEADRQQQGYTNPSDQPDDKASEEWICRYPSDLEAALYKESRFTFRVVSNLEKTFPVDRVSEIFFLCYNPEKSSVVESDISKRMKELTDELKLETSVRVAPSATYCLDIVPSDVSKASALQHVLDKLDLTMNDCIAFGDGLNDVELLSSVGKGFIMGNGNPRLKKKLPHLEVIGRNDDDAVARKLSEIFDIRVEPGDIENPLSSST from the coding sequence ATGACCAGCCCGGACAGCATGGTTGCTGCCAGTGTGTACGCACGTAGGCCAAAAGGGGTTCGGGTCCCAGCAGGTCTCAACCCGTACAAGCTTGTTGCGTGCGACATGGATGGCACGCTGCTCAACAGTAAGCACTCTATCTCCGACTACACCCGCACCGTcctgtcgcagctgctggcgcgtgGTGTGCACATCATCTTCGCCACGGGCCGCCCGTTCACGGATGTCTATCGCATTAAGCGCCGCCTTAATATCTTCGCGGCCACGAAGCTCATCCCGACGCCGGGTTTGCAGGTGGTCACGCCTGTAGAGCCCTCGCCGACCTCGCGCTACCCATCCGGCTCGCCGAACAGCAGCTCTCACAGCGTCTTGCCGCCAACCCCGTCCTCGACCTGCTCGGGGACAGGAGCGAACGAGACGGAGAAGATCGTCCCACGCTGCTTCGCTATCACGTCTAACGGGGCATGCATCTACAACGAAGCGAACGAACGCATCTACGAGCGCACCATCGATCCGCGCCTGGTGCAGGAGCTCTACTCGATGTTCATGGATGACCCCGAGGTGAACATCAACGTCttccgcggcgtcgacgaggcggaccggcagcagcagggatACACAAACCCAAGTGACCAGCCGGACGACAAGGCCAGCGAGGAGTGGATCTGCCGGTACCCGAGCGACCTCGAGGCAGCGCTCTACAAGGAGTCGCGATTCACCTTTCGCGTTGTCTCTAACCTGGAAAAGACATTCCCAGTGGACCGCGTGAGCGAGATCTTCTTTCTCTGCTACAACCCCGAGAAGAGCTCTGTGGTGGAGTCCGACATTAGCAAGCGAATGAAGGAGCTGACGGATGAGCTGAAGCTGGAGACGTCCGTTCGCGTGGCCCCGTCTGCGACGTACTGCCTCGACATCGTTCCGTCCGACGTCAGTAAAGCGTCGGCTCTGCAGCATGTTCTCGACAAGCTTGACTTGACGATGAACGACTGCATCGCCTTTGGTGACGGCCTCAACGACGTGGAGCTCCTGTCCTCGGTGGGGAAGGGGTTTATCATGGGGAACGGCAACCCACGATTAAAGAAGAAGCTGCCGCACCTTGAGGTGATTGGCCGGaatgacgacgacgccgtcgcccgaAAGCTCAGCGAAATCTTCGACATCCGCGTGGAGCCTGGTGACATTGAAAACCCCCTGAGCTCTTCTACGTGA